A single window of Columba livia isolate bColLiv1 breed racing homer chromosome 16, bColLiv1.pat.W.v2, whole genome shotgun sequence DNA harbors:
- the MTCL2 gene encoding microtubule cross-linking factor 2 isoform X5 → MEAAPAEQGTPAPLPPPPPLLPEKKKKPQRAPSPARPKEVPGWSLAKSRRGGGHPGAAPRLAAGSAHPRRAGGGKEGRPEKRTVAAARAGGKGPVGRGAARAKGRCRGAETAASGVRRPGPAAGSAAGPVPGASLTDSSSEVSDCSASEEAKLLSLELGLSGSDGESPGSAPPPPPSTGEASPLPEEPSAASMASSRLQLSTSLAFSDLTEELLDAGTDGLLRELEDLRSENDYLKDEIEELRAEMLEMRDVYMEEDVYQLQELRQQLDQASKTCRILQYRLRKAERRSLRVAQTGQVDSELIHSLEQDVKVAKDVSVRLHNELEVVEKKRIRLEEENEDLRQRLIETELAKQVVQNEMDKLRENSLKKRGSRSIGKTEKKPSVQEDSADLKCQLHFAKEESALMCKKLTKLAKENDGMKEELLKYRSLYGDLDSSLSVEELADSPHSREAELKVHLKLVEEEANILSRRIVELEVENRGLRAEMDDMKGQGDRELPGQDTRFLAGISGCGDAGDTVAELRRHLQFVEEEAELLRRSLLELEDQNKLLLNELSKYKSDHELDVTLSEDSCSVVSEPSQEELATAKVQISELSGKVKKLQYENRVLLSNLQRCDLASCQTTRPMLETDAEAGDSAQCVPTTGWRGGMGSSEADGQDRVPGGGKVPDGPTKLLKAKDWETLLGIRDQAALVSKAIDVLISDANGFSSGLKACLDNECVGTLLGEAVGSSGEGPSDAKLMNVLLMRLGVLQQDLGCFTRKVDNLTSGLKEHMDSFPFPSPGSHDTTKEGLQKENASDFQQPDFRDADPYRIPHAKDTDTVQPRSYKTCRPEENDSYATEMKELQLVLSEANESLRGLQEQLSQERQLRKDEVDNFSQKICQLKEDHQKALLRREFELQSLNLQRRLEQKFWSQEKNLLVQESQQFRQSFLLLFMKLKWFLKRWRQGKMVHSEGEDFLEVNSMKELYLLLEEEELAPQQQADNKTCSRDTWTPNTQPNECIKTLADMKVTLKELCTELREERRGASELQQQFTKAKAAWEMERAELKCHIAQLESKAGKGITERALPDWKVALKREREEHQHLLAESYSAVMDLTKQLQISEKNWNQEKVELLARFKEEQQQAEQQAKDLQNKINQALNEKITDKETISEAEAKGTNLKRTKSVSSMSEFESLLDCSPYLPGKTTPGLGDHSRGKKASAAAQLLPNGIRDSADILPSNCTYVNIEQPGPDSLAKEKLGISSWDYSRASSLSGHDPAQKQMQRSYTAPDKTGIRIYYSPPVVRRLEAPLVHNKEGKIMIEPGFLFTMAKPKEPEESASAESTYSQWLCNFSKQQRELLDGGTVESAVPAVPRFPSSLHDLEISGNMSDDMKEITNCVRQAIRSSSLERKVKSTSSQTVGLAHVGTQTIQTVSVGLQTDLPRGSGVHGKSWSPRSSSLVSVRSKQISSSLDKVHSRIERPCCSPKYGSPKLQRRSSSKLDASKDRSLWNLHQSKQNGSAWARSTTTRDSPVLSNINDGLSSLFSVVEHGGSTESIWKPGCPESGRAKPEAPKYGLVQEFFRNVCGRAQSPTAPPEKKEAAGEEGGRRAEHPSLATHHPSENISRVLNKKVLKQSSCEDPKPSSPGQGSKDTALRDPDLISAMASEDMACDCSSQSLTSCFARPSRSAIRHSPSKCKLHPADPPRAEEKPGGLTCNVKPSAF, encoded by the exons ATGGAGGCCGCTCCGGCGGAGCAGGGAACCCCCGCGCCGCtaccgccgccgccgccgctgctgccggagaagaagaagaagccGCAGCGGGCACCGTCTCCCGCCCGCCCCAAGGAGGTGCCCGGCTGGTCGCTGGCCAAGAGCCGCCGCGGCGGGGGACACCCGGGCGCGGCCCCGCGGCTGGCGGCGGGCAGCGCGCAcccgcggcgggcgggcgggggcaaGGAGGGGCGCCCCGAGAAGCGGACGGTGGCGGCGGCCCGGGCCGGCGGCAAGGGGCCGGTGGGGCGCGGTGCGGCTCGGGCGAAGGGGCGCTGCCGCGGGGCGGAGACGGCGGCGAGCGGGGTGCGGCGGCCGGGACCGGCAGCGGGGTCGGCGGCCGGGCCGGTGCCAGGGGCCAGCCTGACCGACAGCAGCTCGGAGGTGTCGGACTGCAGCGCCTCGGAGGAGGCGAAGCTGCTGTCGCTGGAGCTGGGGCTCAGCGGCAGCGACGGCGAGTCCCCGGGCagcgccccgccgccgccgccctcgACCGGCGAGGCCTCACCGCTGCCCGAGGAGCCCTCGGCCGCCTCCATGGCCAGCAGCCGCCTGCAGCTCAGCACCTCGCTCGCCTTCTCCGACCTCACCGAGGAGCTGCTGGATGCCGGCACCGACGGGCTGCTCCGCGAGCTGGAGGACCTGCGCTCTGAGAACGACTATCTCAAG GATGAGATCGAGGAGCTGCGCgctgagatgctggagatgAGGGACGTCTACATGGAGGAGGATGTCTaccagctgcaggagctccGGCAGCAGCTGGACCAGGCCAGCAAGACCTGCCGCATCCTGCAGTACCGGCTGCGCAAGGCCGAGCGCCGCAGCCTGCGCGTGGCACAGACGGGCCAGGTGGACAGCGAGCTCATCCACAGCCTCGAGCAGGACGTCAAG gtgGCCAAGGATGTCTCTGTGCGGCTCCACAATGAGCTGGAGGTGGTGGAGAAGAAGAGGATcaggctggaggaggagaacGAGGACCTACGCCAGCGGCTCATTGAGACGGAGCTGGCCAAGCAGGTGGTGCAGAATGAGATGGACAAACTCCGAGAG AATTCCCTGAAGAAGCGGGGGTCTCGCTCCATCGGGAAGACCGAGAAGAAGCCGTCAGTGCAG GAGGACAGCGCGGACCTGAAGTGCCAGCTGCATTTCGCCAAGGAGGAGTCAGCCCTGATGTGCAAGAAGCTGACCAAGCTGGCCAAGGAGAACGATGGCATGAAGGAGGAACTGCTGAAGTACAGGTCCTTGTACGGAGACCTCGACAGCTCCCTCTCCGTGGAGGAGCTGGCTGACTCTCCCCACTCCCGGGAGGCCGAGCTGAAGGTCCATCTCAAGCTGGTGGAGGAGGAAGCCAACATCCTCAGCCGGAGGATAGTGGAGCTGGAGGTGGAAAACCGTGGGCTGCGGGCAGAGATGGATGACATGAAAGGCCAGGGGGACAGAGAGCTGCCGGGGCAGGACACACGGTTCCTGGCAGGCATCTCGGGCTGTGGGGACGCAGGGGACACGGTGGCGGAGCTGCGCCGGCACCTGCAGTTCGTGGAGGAAGAGGCCGAGCTGCTGAGGCGCtcgctgctggagctggaggaccaGAACAAGCTCCTGCTGAACGAGCTGTCCAAGTACAAGTCAGACCACGAGCTGGACGTGACGCTGTCAGAGGACAGCTGTTCGGTGGTCAGCGAGCCCTCGCAGGAGGAGCTGGCCACGGCCAAGGTGCAGATCAGCGAGCTGAGCGGCAAGGTGAAGAAGCTGCAGTATGAGAACCGCGTGCTGCTCTCCAACCTCCAGCGCTGCGACCTGGCCTCCTGCCAGACCACCCGGCCCATGCTGGAGACTGACGCCGAGGCTGGCGACTCGGCAcagtgtgtccccaccaccGGCTGGAGAGGCGGGATGGGCAGCAGCGAAGCCGACGGGCAGGACAGGGTGCCTGGAGGTGGGAAGGTGCCCGATGGTCCCACCAAGCTTCTCAAGGCCAAGGACTGGGAGACCTTGCTAGGCATCCGGGACCAGGCGGCGCTTGTCAGCAAAGCGATTGACGTCTTGATTTCGGATGCCAATGGCTTCAGCTCCGGCCTGAAGGCGTGCttggacaacgagtgtgtgGGGACACTGCTGGGCGAGGCGGTGGGTAGCAGTGGCGAGGGCCCCAGCGATGCCAAGCTGATGAACGTGCTTCTCATGCGGCTGGGTGTGCTGCAGCAGGACCTGGGCTGCTTCACCAGGAAGGTGGACAACCTCACCAGTGGCCTCAAGGAGCACATGgactctttcccctttcccagccctggcagccaTGACACCACCAAAGAGGggctgcagaaggaaaatgccTCCGACTTCCAG CAGCCTGATTTTAGGGACGCCGACCCTTACCGCATCCCCCACGCCAAGGACACGGACACTGTGCAGCCCCGGAGCTACAAAACCTGCCGGCCAGAGGAGAATGACTCCTACGCCACCGAG ATgaaggagctgcagctggtgctgtcaGAGGCCAATGAGAGCCTGCGGGGactgcaggagcagctctccCAGGAGAGGCAGCTGAGGAAGGACGAGGTGGACAACTTCTCGCAGAAGATCTGCCAG CTGAAGGAGGATCACCAGAAAGCGCTGCTGCGGCGGGAGTTCGAGCTGCAGAGCCTGAACCTGCAGAGGCGGCTGGAGCAGAAGTTCTGGAGCCAGGAGAAGAACCTGCTGGTGCAGGAGTCACAGCAGTTCAGGCAGagcttcctcctgctcttcatgAAGCTTAAGTGGTTCCTCAAGCGCTGGCGCCAGGGCAAGATGGTGCACAGCGAGGGCGAGGACTTTTTGGAG GTGAACAGCATGAAGGAGCTGtacctgctgctggaggaggaggagctcgccccccagcagcaggcagacaACAAGACgtgcagcagggacacctggaCCCCCAACACG CAGCCCAACGAGTGCATCAAGACACTGGCGGACATGAAGGTGACCCTGAAGGAGCTGTGCACGGAGCTGCGGGAGGAGCGGCGCGGTGCCAgcgagctgcagcagcagttcaCCAAAGCCAAGGCCGCCTGGGAGATGGAGCGTGCCGAGCTCAAGTGCCACATCGCCCAG CTGGAGTCAAAGGCGGGCAAAGGGATCACGGAGCGTGCGCTGCCGGACTGGAAGGTGGCATTGAAGAGGGAGCGTGAGGAGCACCAGCATCTTCTAGCGGAGTCCTACAGTGCTGTCATGGACCTCACCAAGCAGCTGCAGATCAGTGAGAAGAACTGGAACCAGGAGAAGGTGGAGCTGCTGGCCCGCTTcaaggaggagcagcagcaggcagagcagcaagCAAAGGACCTGCAGAACAAAATCAACCAG GCTCTCAATGAAAAAATCACAGACAAAGAGACAATCTCTGAAGCAGAAGCCAAGGGAACCAACCTCAAAAG GACCAAGTCCGTTTCCTCCATGTCAGAGTTTGAAAGCTTGCTTGACTGTTCTCCCTACCTCCCTGGAAAGACCACGCCGGGGCTGGGTGACCATTCTCGGGGCAAAAAAGCGTCTGCAGCCGCCCAGCTGCTGCCCAACGGGATCCGGGACAGCGCCGACATTCTTCCCTCAAACTGTACATATGTGAATATTGAGCAACCTGGCCCCGACAGCTTGGCCAAGGAGAAGCTGGGCATCTCCTCCTGGGACTACTCACGAGCAAGCAGCCTCTCCGGCCATGATCCAGCACAGAAACAAATGCAGAGGAGCTACACGGCGCCTGACAAGACGGGGATCCGCATCTACTACAGCCCGCCGGTGGTGCGGCGGCTGGAGGCACCTCTGGTGCACAACAAGGAGGGGAAGATCATGATCGAACCCGGTTTCTTGTTCACCATGGCCAAACCGAAGGAGCCGGAGGAGTCAGCCAGTGCCGAGAGCACCTATAGCCAGTGGCTGTGCAACTTCTCCAAACAGCAGCGGGAGCTCCTGGATGGTGGGACGGTGGAGAGCGCGGTGCCAGCGGTGCCCCGCTTCCCCTCCTCACTGCACGACCTGGAGATCTCCGGCAACATGAGTGATGACATGAAGGAGATCACCAACTGCGTGCGGCAGGCCATCCGCTCCAGCTCGCTGGAGAGGAAGGTGAAAAGCACCTCCAGCCAGACGGTGGGGCTGGCCCACGTGGGGACACAGACCATCCAGACGGTGAGCGTGGGTCTGCAGACTGACCTGCCGCGTGGCAGTGGCGTGCATGGCAAGAGCTGGTCCCCGCGCAGCTCCTCCCTCGTCTCCGTGCGCAGCAAGCAGATCTCCTCCTCCCTGGATAAGGTCCATTCCAGGATCGAACGGCCGTGCTGCTCCCCAAAATACGGCTCTCCGAAGCTCCAGAGGCGGTCTTCCTCCAAGCTGGATGCCTCCAAGGACAGGAGCCTCTGGAACCTGCACCAGAGCAAGCAGAATGGCTCCGCGTGGGCCCGCTCCACCACCACCCGCGACAGCCCTGTCCTCAGCAACATCAACGACGGCTTGTCCAGCTTGTTCAGCGTGGTGGAGCACGGCGGCAGCACCGAGTCCATCTGGAAACCAGGGTGCCCTGAAAGTGGCCGGGCCAAGCCTGAAGCACCCAAGTACGGCCTCGTGCAGGAGTTCTTCAGGAACGTCTGCGGGCGGGCACagagccccacagcccccccagagAAGAAGgaggctgctggggaggagggcgGCAGGAGAGCTGAGCACCCCAGCCTGGCCACCCACCACCCATCCGAAAATATCTCCCGCGTCTTGAACAAGAAAGTCCTCAAGCAGAGCAGCTGCGAGGACCCCAAGCCCTCATCCCCTGGCCAAGGGAGTAAGGACACAGCCCTGCGGGACCCCGACCTCATCTCGGCCATGGCCAGCGAG GACATGGCGTGTGACTGCAGCTCCCAGTCCCTCACCTCCTGCTTCGCCCGGCCGTCCCGCTCCGCCATCCGCCATTCCCCCTCCAAGTGCAAACTGCACCCCGCGGACCCCCCCAGGGCGGAGGAGAAGCCGGGGGGCTTGA CCTGCAATGTAAAAccaagtgctttttaa
- the MTCL2 gene encoding microtubule cross-linking factor 2 isoform X3 — protein sequence MEAAPAEQGTPAPLPPPPPLLPEKKKKPQRAPSPARPKEVPGWSLAKSRRGGGHPGAAPRLAAGSAHPRRAGGGKEGRPEKRTVAAARAGGKGPVGRGAARAKGRCRGAETAASGVRRPGPAAGSAAGPVPGASLTDSSSEVSDCSASEEAKLLSLELGLSGSDGESPGSAPPPPPSTGEASPLPEEPSAASMASSRLQLSTSLAFSDLTEELLDAGTDGLLRELEDLRSENDYLKDEIEELRAEMLEMRDVYMEEDVYQLQELRQQLDQASKTCRILQYRLRKAERRSLRVAQTGQVDSELIHSLEQDVKVAKDVSVRLHNELEVVEKKRIRLEEENEDLRQRLIETELAKQVVQNEMDKLRENSLKKRGSRSIGKTEKKPSVQEDSADLKCQLHFAKEESALMCKKLTKLAKENDGMKEELLKYRSLYGDLDSSLSVEELADSPHSREAELKVHLKLVEEEANILSRRIVELEVENRGLRAEMDDMKGQGDRELPGQDTRFLAGISGCGDAGDTVAELRRHLQFVEEEAELLRRSLLELEDQNKLLLNELSKYKSDHELDVTLSEDSCSVVSEPSQEELATAKVQISELSGKVKKLQYENRVLLSNLQRCDLASCQTTRPMLETDAEAGDSAQCVPTTGWRGGMGSSEADGQDRVPGGGKVPDGPTKLLKAKDWETLLGIRDQAALVSKAIDVLISDANGFSSGLKACLDNECVGTLLGEAVGSSGEGPSDAKLMNVLLMRLGVLQQDLGCFTRKVDNLTSGLKEHMDSFPFPSPGSHDTTKEGLQKENASDFQPDFRDADPYRIPHAKDTDTVQPRSYKTCRPEENDSYATEMKELQLVLSEANESLRGLQEQLSQERQLRKDEVDNFSQKICQLKEDHQKALLRREFELQSLNLQRRLEQKFWSQEKNLLVQESQQFRQSFLLLFMKLKWFLKRWRQGKMVHSEGEDFLEVNSMKELYLLLEEEELAPQQQADNKTCSRDTWTPNTQPNECIKTLADMKVTLKELCTELREERRGASELQQQFTKAKAAWEMERAELKCHIAQLESKAGKGITERALPDWKVALKREREEHQHLLAESYSAVMDLTKQLQISEKNWNQEKVELLARFKEEQQQAEQQAKDLQNKINQLQKGASPWALKHSEMEKHGSNWKEALNEKITDKETISEAEAKGTNLKRTKSVSSMSEFESLLDCSPYLPGKTTPGLGDHSRGKKASAAAQLLPNGIRDSADILPSNCTYVNIEQPGPDSLAKEKLGISSWDYSRASSLSGHDPAQKQMQRSYTAPDKTGIRIYYSPPVVRRLEAPLVHNKEGKIMIEPGFLFTMAKPKEPEESASAESTYSQWLCNFSKQQRELLDGGTVESAVPAVPRFPSSLHDLEISGNMSDDMKEITNCVRQAIRSSSLERKVKSTSSQTVGLAHVGTQTIQTVSVGLQTDLPRGSGVHGKSWSPRSSSLVSVRSKQISSSLDKVHSRIERPCCSPKYGSPKLQRRSSSKLDASKDRSLWNLHQSKQNGSAWARSTTTRDSPVLSNINDGLSSLFSVVEHGGSTESIWKPGCPESGRAKPEAPKYGLVQEFFRNVCGRAQSPTAPPEKKEAAGEEGGRRAEHPSLATHHPSENISRVLNKKVLKQSSCEDPKPSSPGQGSKDTALRDPDLISAMASEDMACDCSSQSLTSCFARPSRSAIRHSPSKCKLHPADPPRAEEKPGGLTCNVKPSAF from the exons ATGGAGGCCGCTCCGGCGGAGCAGGGAACCCCCGCGCCGCtaccgccgccgccgccgctgctgccggagaagaagaagaagccGCAGCGGGCACCGTCTCCCGCCCGCCCCAAGGAGGTGCCCGGCTGGTCGCTGGCCAAGAGCCGCCGCGGCGGGGGACACCCGGGCGCGGCCCCGCGGCTGGCGGCGGGCAGCGCGCAcccgcggcgggcgggcgggggcaaGGAGGGGCGCCCCGAGAAGCGGACGGTGGCGGCGGCCCGGGCCGGCGGCAAGGGGCCGGTGGGGCGCGGTGCGGCTCGGGCGAAGGGGCGCTGCCGCGGGGCGGAGACGGCGGCGAGCGGGGTGCGGCGGCCGGGACCGGCAGCGGGGTCGGCGGCCGGGCCGGTGCCAGGGGCCAGCCTGACCGACAGCAGCTCGGAGGTGTCGGACTGCAGCGCCTCGGAGGAGGCGAAGCTGCTGTCGCTGGAGCTGGGGCTCAGCGGCAGCGACGGCGAGTCCCCGGGCagcgccccgccgccgccgccctcgACCGGCGAGGCCTCACCGCTGCCCGAGGAGCCCTCGGCCGCCTCCATGGCCAGCAGCCGCCTGCAGCTCAGCACCTCGCTCGCCTTCTCCGACCTCACCGAGGAGCTGCTGGATGCCGGCACCGACGGGCTGCTCCGCGAGCTGGAGGACCTGCGCTCTGAGAACGACTATCTCAAG GATGAGATCGAGGAGCTGCGCgctgagatgctggagatgAGGGACGTCTACATGGAGGAGGATGTCTaccagctgcaggagctccGGCAGCAGCTGGACCAGGCCAGCAAGACCTGCCGCATCCTGCAGTACCGGCTGCGCAAGGCCGAGCGCCGCAGCCTGCGCGTGGCACAGACGGGCCAGGTGGACAGCGAGCTCATCCACAGCCTCGAGCAGGACGTCAAG gtgGCCAAGGATGTCTCTGTGCGGCTCCACAATGAGCTGGAGGTGGTGGAGAAGAAGAGGATcaggctggaggaggagaacGAGGACCTACGCCAGCGGCTCATTGAGACGGAGCTGGCCAAGCAGGTGGTGCAGAATGAGATGGACAAACTCCGAGAG AATTCCCTGAAGAAGCGGGGGTCTCGCTCCATCGGGAAGACCGAGAAGAAGCCGTCAGTGCAG GAGGACAGCGCGGACCTGAAGTGCCAGCTGCATTTCGCCAAGGAGGAGTCAGCCCTGATGTGCAAGAAGCTGACCAAGCTGGCCAAGGAGAACGATGGCATGAAGGAGGAACTGCTGAAGTACAGGTCCTTGTACGGAGACCTCGACAGCTCCCTCTCCGTGGAGGAGCTGGCTGACTCTCCCCACTCCCGGGAGGCCGAGCTGAAGGTCCATCTCAAGCTGGTGGAGGAGGAAGCCAACATCCTCAGCCGGAGGATAGTGGAGCTGGAGGTGGAAAACCGTGGGCTGCGGGCAGAGATGGATGACATGAAAGGCCAGGGGGACAGAGAGCTGCCGGGGCAGGACACACGGTTCCTGGCAGGCATCTCGGGCTGTGGGGACGCAGGGGACACGGTGGCGGAGCTGCGCCGGCACCTGCAGTTCGTGGAGGAAGAGGCCGAGCTGCTGAGGCGCtcgctgctggagctggaggaccaGAACAAGCTCCTGCTGAACGAGCTGTCCAAGTACAAGTCAGACCACGAGCTGGACGTGACGCTGTCAGAGGACAGCTGTTCGGTGGTCAGCGAGCCCTCGCAGGAGGAGCTGGCCACGGCCAAGGTGCAGATCAGCGAGCTGAGCGGCAAGGTGAAGAAGCTGCAGTATGAGAACCGCGTGCTGCTCTCCAACCTCCAGCGCTGCGACCTGGCCTCCTGCCAGACCACCCGGCCCATGCTGGAGACTGACGCCGAGGCTGGCGACTCGGCAcagtgtgtccccaccaccGGCTGGAGAGGCGGGATGGGCAGCAGCGAAGCCGACGGGCAGGACAGGGTGCCTGGAGGTGGGAAGGTGCCCGATGGTCCCACCAAGCTTCTCAAGGCCAAGGACTGGGAGACCTTGCTAGGCATCCGGGACCAGGCGGCGCTTGTCAGCAAAGCGATTGACGTCTTGATTTCGGATGCCAATGGCTTCAGCTCCGGCCTGAAGGCGTGCttggacaacgagtgtgtgGGGACACTGCTGGGCGAGGCGGTGGGTAGCAGTGGCGAGGGCCCCAGCGATGCCAAGCTGATGAACGTGCTTCTCATGCGGCTGGGTGTGCTGCAGCAGGACCTGGGCTGCTTCACCAGGAAGGTGGACAACCTCACCAGTGGCCTCAAGGAGCACATGgactctttcccctttcccagccctggcagccaTGACACCACCAAAGAGGggctgcagaaggaaaatgccTCCGACTTCCAG CCTGATTTTAGGGACGCCGACCCTTACCGCATCCCCCACGCCAAGGACACGGACACTGTGCAGCCCCGGAGCTACAAAACCTGCCGGCCAGAGGAGAATGACTCCTACGCCACCGAG ATgaaggagctgcagctggtgctgtcaGAGGCCAATGAGAGCCTGCGGGGactgcaggagcagctctccCAGGAGAGGCAGCTGAGGAAGGACGAGGTGGACAACTTCTCGCAGAAGATCTGCCAG CTGAAGGAGGATCACCAGAAAGCGCTGCTGCGGCGGGAGTTCGAGCTGCAGAGCCTGAACCTGCAGAGGCGGCTGGAGCAGAAGTTCTGGAGCCAGGAGAAGAACCTGCTGGTGCAGGAGTCACAGCAGTTCAGGCAGagcttcctcctgctcttcatgAAGCTTAAGTGGTTCCTCAAGCGCTGGCGCCAGGGCAAGATGGTGCACAGCGAGGGCGAGGACTTTTTGGAG GTGAACAGCATGAAGGAGCTGtacctgctgctggaggaggaggagctcgccccccagcagcaggcagacaACAAGACgtgcagcagggacacctggaCCCCCAACACG CAGCCCAACGAGTGCATCAAGACACTGGCGGACATGAAGGTGACCCTGAAGGAGCTGTGCACGGAGCTGCGGGAGGAGCGGCGCGGTGCCAgcgagctgcagcagcagttcaCCAAAGCCAAGGCCGCCTGGGAGATGGAGCGTGCCGAGCTCAAGTGCCACATCGCCCAG CTGGAGTCAAAGGCGGGCAAAGGGATCACGGAGCGTGCGCTGCCGGACTGGAAGGTGGCATTGAAGAGGGAGCGTGAGGAGCACCAGCATCTTCTAGCGGAGTCCTACAGTGCTGTCATGGACCTCACCAAGCAGCTGCAGATCAGTGAGAAGAACTGGAACCAGGAGAAGGTGGAGCTGCTGGCCCGCTTcaaggaggagcagcagcaggcagagcagcaagCAAAGGACCTGCAGAACAAAATCAACCAG TTGCAGAAGGGAGCCAGCCCATGGGCATTGAAGCACTCTGAAATGGAGAAGCATGGCAGCAACTGGAAAGAG GCTCTCAATGAAAAAATCACAGACAAAGAGACAATCTCTGAAGCAGAAGCCAAGGGAACCAACCTCAAAAG GACCAAGTCCGTTTCCTCCATGTCAGAGTTTGAAAGCTTGCTTGACTGTTCTCCCTACCTCCCTGGAAAGACCACGCCGGGGCTGGGTGACCATTCTCGGGGCAAAAAAGCGTCTGCAGCCGCCCAGCTGCTGCCCAACGGGATCCGGGACAGCGCCGACATTCTTCCCTCAAACTGTACATATGTGAATATTGAGCAACCTGGCCCCGACAGCTTGGCCAAGGAGAAGCTGGGCATCTCCTCCTGGGACTACTCACGAGCAAGCAGCCTCTCCGGCCATGATCCAGCACAGAAACAAATGCAGAGGAGCTACACGGCGCCTGACAAGACGGGGATCCGCATCTACTACAGCCCGCCGGTGGTGCGGCGGCTGGAGGCACCTCTGGTGCACAACAAGGAGGGGAAGATCATGATCGAACCCGGTTTCTTGTTCACCATGGCCAAACCGAAGGAGCCGGAGGAGTCAGCCAGTGCCGAGAGCACCTATAGCCAGTGGCTGTGCAACTTCTCCAAACAGCAGCGGGAGCTCCTGGATGGTGGGACGGTGGAGAGCGCGGTGCCAGCGGTGCCCCGCTTCCCCTCCTCACTGCACGACCTGGAGATCTCCGGCAACATGAGTGATGACATGAAGGAGATCACCAACTGCGTGCGGCAGGCCATCCGCTCCAGCTCGCTGGAGAGGAAGGTGAAAAGCACCTCCAGCCAGACGGTGGGGCTGGCCCACGTGGGGACACAGACCATCCAGACGGTGAGCGTGGGTCTGCAGACTGACCTGCCGCGTGGCAGTGGCGTGCATGGCAAGAGCTGGTCCCCGCGCAGCTCCTCCCTCGTCTCCGTGCGCAGCAAGCAGATCTCCTCCTCCCTGGATAAGGTCCATTCCAGGATCGAACGGCCGTGCTGCTCCCCAAAATACGGCTCTCCGAAGCTCCAGAGGCGGTCTTCCTCCAAGCTGGATGCCTCCAAGGACAGGAGCCTCTGGAACCTGCACCAGAGCAAGCAGAATGGCTCCGCGTGGGCCCGCTCCACCACCACCCGCGACAGCCCTGTCCTCAGCAACATCAACGACGGCTTGTCCAGCTTGTTCAGCGTGGTGGAGCACGGCGGCAGCACCGAGTCCATCTGGAAACCAGGGTGCCCTGAAAGTGGCCGGGCCAAGCCTGAAGCACCCAAGTACGGCCTCGTGCAGGAGTTCTTCAGGAACGTCTGCGGGCGGGCACagagccccacagcccccccagagAAGAAGgaggctgctggggaggagggcgGCAGGAGAGCTGAGCACCCCAGCCTGGCCACCCACCACCCATCCGAAAATATCTCCCGCGTCTTGAACAAGAAAGTCCTCAAGCAGAGCAGCTGCGAGGACCCCAAGCCCTCATCCCCTGGCCAAGGGAGTAAGGACACAGCCCTGCGGGACCCCGACCTCATCTCGGCCATGGCCAGCGAG GACATGGCGTGTGACTGCAGCTCCCAGTCCCTCACCTCCTGCTTCGCCCGGCCGTCCCGCTCCGCCATCCGCCATTCCCCCTCCAAGTGCAAACTGCACCCCGCGGACCCCCCCAGGGCGGAGGAGAAGCCGGGGGGCTTGA CCTGCAATGTAAAAccaagtgctttttaa